One Gloeothece verrucosa PCC 7822 DNA window includes the following coding sequences:
- a CDS encoding anthranilate synthase component I, producing the protein MAQIGNRFSQEKASFYHHTEVNAAIASEIFTPTSSTRQPLYWQKLPLNKRSGSQVFETLFLHPQDKIHKIATLLESPGNSNSSQLARYSICAGSPRVINGQPQVWTPAVGDILPFLRRLLDSAHHNTSLPAIVPPELPFSGGWLGWLGYDLATEIEQLPEYKADPLPFPIAYWYEPDSFAVLDHQQQILWLAASDSPQLEVMEKRLEKAAQKIEDPRLNLCSTHPVTPIFQMNQQEYIAAVQKAKKYIQAGDIFQANLSLRFEAHTVFDSWSIYRALQKINPSPFASYWQTPWGAMISCSPERLIQRTGQQVQTRPIAGTRARGVTPTEDEQLAEELIANIKERAEHIMLVDLERNDLGRVCQWGTVKVDELLTIERYSHVMHLVSNVVGTLHPNSDTVDLIRGVFPGGTITGCPKVRCMEIIEELEPVKRNLFYGSCGYLDWRGNLDLNILIRTLLYSDLKDCSGAIVWGQVGAGIVADSDPEKEWYESLHKAQAQLNALNLAEIFYHSTF; encoded by the coding sequence ATGGCTCAAATCGGCAATCGGTTTTCTCAAGAAAAAGCAAGTTTTTATCATCATACAGAGGTTAACGCCGCTATCGCTAGTGAGATCTTTACCCCAACCTCCTCAACCCGACAACCCTTGTATTGGCAAAAGCTGCCCCTCAACAAACGTAGCGGCTCACAAGTTTTTGAAACCTTATTTCTTCATCCTCAAGATAAAATTCACAAGATAGCGACCCTTCTAGAAAGTCCCGGCAATTCAAATAGTTCCCAGTTAGCTCGATATTCCATTTGTGCCGGTTCGCCTCGGGTAATTAACGGTCAACCTCAAGTCTGGACTCCCGCAGTGGGAGATATTCTGCCTTTCTTGCGGCGTTTGCTCGATTCTGCTCACCACAATACCAGTCTACCCGCTATAGTCCCGCCGGAACTGCCTTTTAGCGGTGGTTGGTTAGGATGGCTTGGCTATGACTTAGCCACAGAAATTGAACAATTACCCGAATATAAAGCAGATCCTCTGCCTTTTCCTATAGCTTACTGGTATGAACCAGACTCTTTTGCGGTTTTAGACCATCAGCAGCAAATACTCTGGTTAGCGGCTAGTGATTCCCCTCAACTCGAGGTGATGGAAAAGCGGCTAGAGAAAGCGGCTCAAAAAATAGAAGACCCTCGCCTAAACCTTTGTTCTACTCATCCGGTGACTCCTATTTTTCAGATGAATCAACAAGAGTATATAGCGGCGGTACAGAAAGCGAAAAAATATATTCAAGCGGGCGATATTTTTCAGGCTAATTTATCACTAAGGTTTGAGGCCCATACAGTTTTTGATAGTTGGTCAATCTATCGAGCATTACAGAAGATTAACCCCTCTCCTTTTGCGAGTTATTGGCAAACACCTTGGGGAGCGATGATAAGCTGTTCTCCTGAACGATTAATACAGCGAACAGGACAGCAGGTTCAGACTCGGCCCATTGCAGGAACGCGAGCGCGGGGCGTTACTCCTACGGAAGATGAACAGTTAGCCGAAGAGTTAATTGCCAATATTAAAGAAAGAGCAGAACACATCATGCTCGTTGATTTGGAACGCAATGATTTAGGTAGAGTGTGTCAGTGGGGAACGGTAAAAGTGGATGAACTTTTGACCATTGAGCGTTATAGTCATGTCATGCACTTGGTTAGTAATGTAGTGGGTACTCTACACCCGAATTCGGACACAGTAGACTTGATTAGAGGGGTATTTCCTGGCGGGACGATTACCGGTTGTCCTAAAGTTCGTTGTATGGAAATAATTGAAGAACTTGAACCGGTAAAGCGTAATTTATTTTATGGTTCCTGTGGTTATCTTGATTGGCGTGGAAATTTGGATTTAAATATTTTGATTCGGACTCTACTTTATAGTGATCTCAAAGATTGCTCAGGGGCAATAGTTTGGGGACAAGTGGGTGCAGGAATTGTGGCAGATAGTGACCCCGAAAAAGAATGGTATGAGTCTCTACATAAAGCACAAGCTCAACTGAATGCTTTAAATTTGGCTGAAATCTTTTACCATTCAACATTCTAG
- a CDS encoding Glu/Leu/Phe/Val family dehydrogenase, with amino-acid sequence MDKPLLADASTRLESALKYVSISEDAIERLKYPKASLSVSIPVRMDDGSLRIFQGYRVRYDDTRGPGKGGVRYHPNVNIDEVQSLAFWMTFKCALLNLPFGGAKGGVTVNPKELSKHELERLSRGYIEAIADFIGPDVDILAPDVYTNAMIMGWMMDQYSIITRKISPAVVTGKPLTMGGSQGRDAATGRGAYYVIQAMLGRFDLEPAHTTIAVQGFGNAGGVVAELLSKAGYKVVAVSDSGGGIYSEKGLDIPSIRRYKQEQRGIKAIYCQDTVCNIEEHQLITNEELLSLDVDVLIPAALENQITQTNAADVKAKYIFEVANGPITSAADQILEQKGIYVFPDILVNAGGVTVSYFEWVQNRNGLYWTLKEVHERLKENMVTEAEKVWSVAQEFGVSLRTAAYVHALNRLGEALDAKGTRDYYINGTIG; translated from the coding sequence ATGGATAAGCCGCTATTAGCCGATGCCAGCACTAGATTAGAATCAGCTTTAAAATATGTGTCTATTTCCGAGGATGCCATAGAACGTTTGAAATATCCGAAGGCAAGTTTAAGCGTTTCTATTCCGGTGCGGATGGATGATGGATCACTGCGAATTTTTCAGGGCTATCGGGTACGCTACGATGATACGAGAGGCCCAGGTAAGGGAGGGGTTCGCTATCATCCTAACGTCAACATTGATGAGGTGCAATCTCTGGCTTTTTGGATGACATTTAAATGTGCTTTATTAAATTTACCCTTTGGGGGAGCAAAAGGCGGCGTTACGGTTAACCCGAAAGAGCTATCAAAACATGAGTTAGAACGCTTGAGTCGGGGATATATAGAAGCCATTGCCGATTTTATCGGGCCTGATGTAGATATCTTAGCACCGGATGTTTATACTAATGCGATGATTATGGGTTGGATGATGGATCAGTATAGCATCATCACTCGTAAGATTTCGCCCGCAGTGGTGACCGGTAAACCTTTGACGATGGGAGGAAGTCAGGGACGAGATGCCGCCACCGGCCGAGGAGCTTATTATGTTATTCAAGCCATGTTAGGGCGCTTTGATCTTGAGCCGGCTCATACAACTATTGCTGTTCAAGGGTTTGGTAATGCTGGCGGTGTAGTGGCAGAATTATTATCTAAAGCCGGCTATAAAGTCGTGGCGGTGAGTGATTCGGGTGGGGGTATTTATTCGGAAAAAGGCTTAGATATTCCCAGTATTCGCCGTTATAAACAGGAACAACGAGGCATAAAAGCGATTTATTGTCAAGATACGGTGTGCAATATTGAGGAACATCAGTTAATTACCAATGAGGAATTATTAAGTTTAGATGTAGATGTTTTGATTCCGGCGGCGTTAGAAAATCAAATTACTCAGACCAATGCGGCTGATGTAAAAGCTAAGTATATTTTTGAAGTGGCGAATGGTCCGATTACTTCGGCGGCTGATCAAATTTTAGAGCAAAAAGGCATTTATGTATTCCCGGATATTTTAGTTAATGCCGGTGGGGTAACGGTAAGTTATTTTGAGTGGGTGCAAAACCGGAATGGTCTTTACTGGACTTTAAAGGAAGTGCATGAGAGACTCAAAGAAAACATGGTCACCGAAGCAGAAAAAGTTTGGTCAGTTGCTCAAGAATTTGGGGTTTCGTTGCGGACTGCGGCGTATGTTCATGCTTTGAACCGTCTCGGTGAAGCGCTTGATGCTAAAGGGACACGAGATTATTATATTAACGGTACCATTGGCTGA
- a CDS encoding N-6 DNA methylase, which yields MKNKSTLELGDFQTPQALALQVTKVVQQIGLIPQSIIEPTCGKGAFILAAIQIFNNLKKIIGVEINPNYLKQISLNENSKNIQLINDNFFNLNWNEIINGLPEPILIIGNPPWVTSAELGKLESFNLPKKSNFQAQKGLDALTGKSNFDISESMILQHLEWLKQRRGTIAMLCKTAVARKVLIYGWKHHYPIKQAWIYQINALKYFNAAVDAGLLVLNLEPEPAAKKCFWFENLSDSLPKNILEYEQNILVADSQNYHQYKHLYGVDKNYIWRSGIKHDCASIMELEKTAQGYQNRAGVHLSLEENYIYPLLKSSDLGNERISQCKKYVLVTQKYIGEDTKNLEKNAPKIWKYLQANREAFAKRKSSIYKNHPRFSIFGVGNYTFSPWKVAISGLYKQLNFMSIGPREGKPVIFDDTITFLNCYSEKESRFIAEILNSEAAQLFLKSMIFWRDKRPITINLLKRLNLQTLAKELGREKEYLLYLQKREKN from the coding sequence ATGAAAAATAAGTCAACCTTAGAATTAGGAGATTTTCAAACCCCTCAAGCTTTAGCCCTTCAAGTTACTAAGGTGGTTCAACAAATTGGATTAATCCCTCAGTCAATCATTGAACCGACTTGTGGAAAAGGCGCTTTTATTTTAGCCGCCATCCAAATATTTAATAATCTCAAAAAAATTATCGGTGTTGAGATAAACCCAAATTATTTAAAACAAATAAGCTTGAATGAAAACTCTAAAAATATTCAACTGATCAACGATAATTTTTTTAATTTAAATTGGAACGAAATTATCAATGGCTTACCTGAGCCAATTTTAATTATCGGGAATCCTCCTTGGGTAACCAGTGCTGAACTCGGAAAACTAGAGAGTTTTAACCTGCCTAAAAAATCTAATTTTCAAGCTCAAAAAGGATTAGATGCTCTCACGGGTAAAAGTAATTTTGATATATCAGAATCGATGATTTTACAACATCTAGAATGGCTCAAACAGCGACGAGGAACCATTGCTATGTTATGTAAAACGGCTGTGGCCCGTAAGGTGTTAATCTATGGCTGGAAGCATCATTATCCTATTAAACAAGCTTGGATATATCAAATTAATGCTTTAAAATATTTTAATGCCGCCGTTGATGCTGGTTTATTGGTTTTAAACCTTGAACCTGAACCAGCCGCTAAAAAATGTTTTTGGTTTGAAAACTTATCAGACTCCCTACCTAAAAATATTTTAGAGTATGAGCAAAATATTTTGGTGGCTGATAGTCAAAATTATCATCAATATAAACATTTATATGGGGTAGATAAAAACTATATTTGGCGTTCCGGCATCAAACATGACTGCGCTTCCATCATGGAACTCGAAAAAACTGCCCAAGGATATCAAAACCGAGCGGGAGTTCACCTATCTCTAGAAGAGAATTATATTTATCCTTTGTTAAAAAGTTCAGATTTAGGAAATGAACGAATTAGTCAATGTAAAAAATACGTTTTAGTCACTCAAAAATATATAGGAGAAGACACAAAAAACCTTGAAAAAAATGCGCCGAAAATCTGGAAGTATTTGCAAGCTAATCGAGAAGCATTTGCTAAACGGAAAAGCTCCATTTATAAAAACCACCCGAGATTTTCAATTTTTGGAGTGGGTAATTATACCTTTTCTCCTTGGAAAGTTGCCATTTCTGGATTGTATAAACAATTAAACTTTATGAGTATTGGCCCTAGGGAAGGAAAGCCGGTTATTTTTGATGATACTATTACTTTTTTAAATTGTTATTCCGAAAAAGAATCTAGATTTATTGCCGAAATTCTCAATTCAGAAGCGGCTCAATTATTTTTAAAATCAATGATTTTTTGGCGTGATAAGCGTCCCATTACTATTAATCTTTTAAAACGTCTTAATCTTCAGACATTGGCCAAAGAACTCGGCAGAGAAAAAGAATATTTATTGTATCTTCAAAAAAGAGAAAAAAACTAG
- a CDS encoding DUF4126 domain-containing protein: MIIGLLAALSASAAAGMRIALPLLIIGLLHSQMWNQLPLLSQINPRVLLTILISWSLFELFGSKYLLGQRVLQVVEVLFSPMVGALMSLSVAHILELEFRPLWVLGMVGGLFALLLQLVQAGWFFRLRGIPIWVVCLEDILCVFLVLFAFKAPENGGLIALLLLWIAIRSSKAWRDWSKQKPPHS; the protein is encoded by the coding sequence ATGATTATAGGACTTTTAGCTGCTCTTTCAGCATCTGCTGCGGCAGGGATGAGAATTGCCTTGCCTTTGTTGATTATTGGCCTGTTGCATAGCCAAATGTGGAATCAACTGCCCTTGCTGTCTCAGATTAATCCTCGGGTTTTATTAACCATACTCATCAGTTGGTCACTGTTTGAGTTATTTGGCTCAAAATATTTATTAGGACAACGGGTTCTTCAAGTTGTTGAGGTTCTGTTTAGTCCTATGGTAGGGGCTTTAATGAGTCTTAGCGTTGCCCATATCCTTGAACTAGAGTTTAGACCTCTGTGGGTGCTTGGGATGGTAGGAGGTCTTTTTGCTTTATTGTTACAACTGGTGCAAGCGGGGTGGTTTTTTCGTCTGCGGGGAATTCCGATCTGGGTTGTGTGTTTAGAGGATATTCTCTGTGTTTTTTTGGTGCTTTTTGCCTTTAAAGCGCCTGAAAATGGGGGATTAATTGCGCTTTTACTCTTATGGATCGCTATTCGTAGTTCTAAAGCTTGGCGAGATTGGTCTAAGCAAAAACCCCCTCATTCTTAA